The genome window TGATGATCTTGCGATTCATCATCTGCACTGCGGTCGGAACGATCGGCTTGCTGAAACAGAGGTAGATGTGCTTGATGCAGCCGGGGCCATCGAGCGTGGCATAGGTCTCGCGCTGGTTCGCCTCCAGCCGCTTCACAAAGCTGACGCGCTCCGACACAGCGACCTCGGGCAGATCAAGGGCAAACAAGCCGGACGGCTCGGCGCTGACGGGCAATGCGTGAGCAAACAGGAAGGCGATGATGACAGGGATGCAGTGTTTCATGGCAGCGACGATGGTTGTGAGACCAAACGGAGCGACGAAGCTGTTTCTCAAAGGCGGGGCGGTGGAAAGACAGGTTGCGAGGATACGGAGGCAGCCAGCGTTCTGTCTCATGAACCAGCTCCTCTGCCGCCATGAACACGAATCCGCTTTCCCGTCGTCACTTTCTCCGAAGCGCTGGTGTCACGCTTGGGTTGCCTTTCCTCGAATGCTTCGCGCCGCGCGGCCGTGCGGCGGCGAGTGTGAAGCCAATCCGGCGCATGGTGTGCATCTGCACGCCGCTGGGGTTGCACACGCCGCATTTGTATCCGCAACAGAAGGGCAGGGACTATGCGCTCACGCCTTACCTGGAGCCGCTGGCGGAGTTCAAGAATGACTTCAGTGTGATCTCGGGGCTGTCGCATCCTGATGTCGGATCGAGCCATGACTCGATCTACAGCTTCCTCACGGCGGCCCCGCATCCGGAAATCCGCGCCGGGTTTCGCAATAGCATCTCGCTCGACCAGTTTGCGGCGGAGAAGATCGGCGGACAGACACGGGTGCCGAGTTTGTCGCTGTCGGCGGAGGGTTTTGGCCTGTCATGGACGCGCAGCGGTGCGCTGGTCCCTCCGGACTTGTGGCCTGCGAGTGTATTCGCGCGTTTGTTCCTCGAAGGCCGGCCCGATGAAGTGGAGGCGCAAACGCGCCGCTTGCGCAATGGCAAGAGCATCCTGGACACGGTGAGCGAGCAGGCGAAGCGCATGGCTCCAGCGATGGGCGCACGAGATCGCGAGAAAGTGGACGAATACTTCACCAGCGTGCGCGAGCTGGAGCAGCGCATGGTTACGGCGCAGGAGTGGGCATTGAAACCGAAGCCGCACGTCGATGCCAAGCCGATGCAGAACAACATGAACTCCGCCG of Prosthecobacter sp. contains these proteins:
- a CDS encoding DUF1552 domain-containing protein — encoded protein: MNTNPLSRRHFLRSAGVTLGLPFLECFAPRGRAAASVKPIRRMVCICTPLGLHTPHLYPQQKGRDYALTPYLEPLAEFKNDFSVISGLSHPDVGSSHDSIYSFLTAAPHPEIRAGFRNSISLDQFAAEKIGGQTRVPSLSLSAEGFGLSWTRSGALVPPDLWPASVFARLFLEGRPDEVEAQTRRLRNGKSILDTVSEQAKRMAPAMGARDREKVDEYFTSVRELEQRMVTAQEWALKPKPHVDAKPMQNNMNSADLLGKTKLLFELTHLALQTDSTRLVNMLLLGTSSVPLVPGVTIGHHDLSHHGQDPAKIEQLKKVELGKMKLVQELLAKLKQTKEEGDTLLDRTMVFFSSNLGSAASHSTKDLPVILAGGGFKHGQHLAFDPKNCPPLSNLYVTMLQRMGIEADKFGSSTGTLTGLEAA